Proteins from a genomic interval of Bacteroidales bacterium:
- the scpA gene encoding methylmalonyl-CoA mutase — protein MQPKYKNINISNVEENKAVNNSGTSWITDEHIEIKKEFSKKDLDNMEHLHYAAGLPPFLRGPYSTMYVMQPWTIRQYAGFSTAEESNAFYRRNLAAGQKGLSIAFDLATHRGYDSDHPRVIGDVGKAGVAVDSILDMKILFDQIPLDKMSVSMTMNGAVLPILAFYIVAGLEQGVSYEQMQGTIQNDILKEFMVRNTYIYPPAPSMRIIGDIFQFTAQKMPKFNSISISGYHMQEAGATADIELAYTLADGLEYLRTGVNSGMNIDDFAPRLSFFWGIGMNHFTEIAKMRAARMLWAKIVKEFNPKNPKSMALRTHSQTSGWSLTEQDPFNNVARTCIEAMGAVLGHTQSLHTNALDEAIALPTDFSARIARNTQLYLQEETNICRSVDPWAGSYYVEYLTHQIAHKAWDLIQEVEKLGGMAKAIETGIPKMRIEEAAARKQAKIDTAQTTIVGVNKYRLEKEAPIETLEVDNTAVREAQLRRLEELKTNRNNEEVKIALDAITKCCETGEGNLLELSIVAAQKRASLGEISDACEKVFGRYKAVIHSISGVYSSESKDDAQFKKAQELADKFAKLVGRQPRIMVAKMGQDGHDRGAKVVSTGYADIGFDVDMGPLFQTPEEAARQAVENDVHVLGVSSLAAGHKTLVPKVIEELEKLGRGDIMVIVGGVIPPQDYQCLYDAGAAAIFGPGTKITDAGIKILELLLEAYS, from the coding sequence ATGCAACCGAAATATAAGAATATAAATATTAGCAATGTTGAAGAAAATAAAGCTGTTAATAATTCCGGAACTTCTTGGATTACAGATGAACATATAGAAATAAAAAAGGAATTTTCGAAAAAAGATCTTGATAATATGGAGCATTTGCATTATGCTGCCGGATTGCCTCCTTTCTTGAGGGGTCCCTACTCTACTATGTATGTAATGCAACCTTGGACAATTCGTCAATATGCCGGATTTTCAACAGCTGAAGAATCAAATGCTTTTTATCGTAGAAACTTAGCAGCCGGACAAAAAGGCTTGTCTATAGCTTTCGATTTGGCAACTCACAGAGGTTATGATTCCGATCATCCGCGTGTTATCGGAGATGTAGGTAAAGCAGGAGTAGCCGTCGATTCTATTCTGGATATGAAAATTTTATTCGACCAAATTCCTTTGGATAAAATGTCTGTATCAATGACGATGAACGGCGCTGTTCTTCCAATTTTGGCTTTTTATATTGTTGCCGGTCTGGAACAAGGTGTTTCCTATGAACAGATGCAAGGCACTATTCAAAATGATATTTTGAAAGAATTCATGGTAAGAAATACTTACATTTATCCACCGGCCCCATCTATGAGAATTATTGGCGATATTTTTCAGTTTACTGCCCAAAAAATGCCTAAATTCAACAGCATAAGTATTTCCGGTTATCACATGCAAGAAGCCGGCGCAACTGCCGATATCGAATTAGCTTATACTTTAGCAGACGGTTTAGAATATCTAAGAACGGGTGTTAACTCAGGAATGAATATTGATGATTTTGCTCCCCGTCTTTCTTTCTTTTGGGGTATAGGAATGAATCATTTTACTGAAATTGCGAAAATGCGAGCAGCAAGAATGTTATGGGCAAAAATTGTAAAAGAGTTTAATCCCAAAAATCCTAAGTCGATGGCTCTCAGAACTCACAGTCAAACTTCGGGTTGGAGTTTAACAGAGCAAGATCCTTTCAACAATGTTGCTCGTACTTGTATTGAGGCAATGGGTGCCGTATTGGGACATACTCAATCTCTTCATACTAATGCCCTTGATGAAGCTATTGCATTACCTACAGATTTTAGTGCAAGAATTGCAAGAAATACACAATTATATCTTCAAGAAGAAACCAATATTTGTCGTTCAGTTGATCCTTGGGCAGGTTCCTATTACGTTGAGTATCTAACACATCAAATTGCTCACAAAGCTTGGGATCTTATTCAGGAAGTTGAAAAACTCGGCGGAATGGCTAAAGCTATTGAAACCGGAATTCCTAAAATGCGCATTGAGGAAGCTGCTGCCCGTAAACAAGCCAAAATTGATACGGCACAAACCACAATCGTTGGTGTTAATAAATATCGTCTCGAAAAAGAAGCTCCTATTGAAACTCTTGAAGTTGATAATACAGCAGTTCGTGAAGCACAACTTCGCAGACTGGAAGAGTTAAAAACAAACAGAAATAATGAAGAGGTAAAAATTGCTTTGGATGCAATTACAAAATGTTGTGAAACCGGAGAAGGCAATTTACTTGAACTTAGTATTGTTGCGGCTCAAAAGAGAGCTTCATTAGGAGAAATTTCAGATGCTTGTGAAAAAGTTTTTGGTAGATATAAAGCTGTGATACATTCAATTTCAGGCGTTTATTCTTCAGAGTCTAAGGATGACGCACAATTTAAGAAAGCTCAGGAACTTGCAGATAAGTTTGCAAAATTGGTAGGTCGCCAACCAAGAATTATGGTTGCCAAGATGGGTCAAGACGGACATGACAGAGGTGCGAAAGTCGTTTCAACCGGATATGCAGATATTGGTTTTGATGTTGATATGGGACCTCTTTTCCAAACGCCGGAGGAAGCAGCTCGTCAAGCTGTGGAAAATGATGTTCATGTTCTTGGTGTTTCGAGTTTGGCTGCCGGACATAAAACTCTTGTCCCAAAAGTTATTGAAGAACTCGAAAAATTAGGCAGAGGCGATATTATGGTAATTGTCGGAGGTGTTATTCCTCCGCAAGACTATCAATGTTTATATGATGCCGGAGCTGCTGCAATTTTTGGTCCAGGTACTAAAATTACTGATGCCGGTATTAAGATTTTAGAATTACTATTAGAAGCGTATAGTTAA
- the cls gene encoding cardiolipin synthase yields MLHVDKILLILSIIYYIIIIAIVIKVLLENRKPIYSAALIGLLIVFPIVGLILFLFLAYKMNKSTFVSKKWHSERRKISLWKTEMYSMIEEKSTKRNSPFKEWNKIINMLFLFDNASPTYYNDIKLLINGEEFYKHLIKDLKDAKKHIHLEFYIFDNDVIGNEILNILIQKVNEGVKVRFIIDSFGSRSINKKMFRLLRENNIEVFSFLPIFTPKLFRFVNIRDHRKLVVIDGNIAYTGGMNIADRYINNGNPKNKRFWRDTAVRVCGDAVKSFQLQFFNIWKFVSKQNNDFESEIFSGDFSTEKECIVQLVDSGPDSEYQSILNTLFIAITNAEKEILIETPYFAPPDEIIMALQNAALSGVDVKIIIPKKSDNKITTSATNSYIDSLASVGVKFYIYKKGFIHSKITIVDNSLSTIGSTNYDYRSFFSNYELNALFYDKHFNTEMRKMFQSDLESCDLLVLSEWKKRSIGTKIKESICRLFAPLL; encoded by the coding sequence ATGTTACATGTTGATAAAATCTTATTAATTCTTTCTATTATTTACTATATTATAATTATTGCAATAGTTATAAAAGTACTTTTAGAAAACAGAAAACCAATATACTCCGCAGCTCTCATCGGTTTACTTATTGTTTTTCCAATTGTGGGACTAATTCTTTTTCTTTTTTTAGCTTACAAAATGAACAAATCAACTTTTGTATCAAAGAAGTGGCACAGCGAAAGAAGAAAGATAAGTCTCTGGAAAACAGAAATGTATTCTATGATAGAAGAAAAATCCACAAAAAGAAATTCTCCTTTTAAAGAATGGAATAAGATAATCAACATGTTATTTCTTTTTGATAACGCTTCTCCTACCTATTACAATGACATTAAACTATTAATAAACGGAGAAGAATTCTATAAGCATTTAATTAAAGATTTAAAAGATGCAAAAAAACATATACATTTAGAATTTTATATTTTTGATAATGATGTCATTGGAAATGAAATACTTAATATTTTAATTCAAAAAGTAAATGAAGGAGTTAAAGTACGTTTTATAATTGATAGCTTCGGTTCTCGTTCGATTAACAAAAAAATGTTCCGATTACTTCGTGAAAACAATATAGAAGTTTTCTCATTCCTACCTATATTCACTCCAAAACTTTTCCGTTTTGTAAACATTCGCGATCACAGAAAACTTGTCGTTATTGACGGTAATATTGCCTATACCGGCGGAATGAATATTGCCGATAGATATATTAACAACGGAAATCCAAAAAATAAACGCTTTTGGAGAGATACTGCAGTACGTGTATGCGGAGATGCTGTTAAGTCTTTCCAACTTCAGTTTTTTAACATCTGGAAGTTTGTTAGTAAACAAAATAATGACTTCGAATCTGAAATTTTTTCCGGTGATTTCTCTACCGAAAAAGAATGTATAGTACAATTAGTAGATTCCGGTCCTGATTCCGAATATCAATCAATTCTGAATACTCTTTTCATTGCAATAACAAATGCTGAGAAAGAAATTTTAATAGAAACACCATATTTTGCACCCCCTGATGAAATAATTATGGCTCTTCAAAATGCCGCATTAAGTGGTGTTGACGTAAAAATTATTATTCCAAAAAAATCCGATAATAAAATAACAACTTCGGCAACAAATTCATATATAGATAGTTTAGCTTCTGTTGGAGTAAAATTTTATATTTATAAAAAAGGATTCATTCATTCTAAAATAACGATTGTTGATAACTCTCTATCAACAATCGGGAGTACAAATTATGATTACCGTTCATTTTTTTCCAATTATGAATTGAATGCTTTGTTTTATGATAAACACTTTAATACGGAAATGAGGAAGATGTTTCAATCAGACTTAGAAAGTTGTGATTTACTTGTACTTTCAGAATGGAAAAAACGTTCAATTGGCACAAAAATAAAAGAATCTATTTGTCGATTATTTGCTCCTCTACTTTAA
- a CDS encoding LUD domain-containing protein, producing METMTFVDYSSEENNINIEINKSIINNLNRWEKGKNYAISQFSDINTAKAKLVSIKEKNLYNLNSVISKFEKNFISNGGKLFIVPNTKDVLDIILKIIKEEQSKKVLLSKSSTLEEINLRESINKKVEDITFTNIAEHIEKIVRTKSSHIVLSTVEYNLEEILEIIKEKYTVEDNVLTNEGITHFISEKIREKILDADTVISGANAVIAETGSLVVIENEGNILRSISTAKTHIIVAGIDKLYGQVRDLDVVFPLLSSFSTGQKMMTFGTIITPTKEKDKNLYVILVNNNRTELLKNSKLRSVLRCVKCGACSNVCPVCKKVGGYAYANAFPGPYGTIASPFIESMKNFKHLPYTSTLCGKCSTVCPVNIDINNIIINTRNEIVKREIHSLSDDKIIKTLYNKTLKRGRMNGMNYAFKRLKYKRMMRKPWGNQRELPEFAKQSFSKQFTEKKKNEL from the coding sequence ATGGAAACAATGACTTTTGTTGATTATTCGTCGGAGGAGAATAATATTAATATCGAAATTAATAAGTCTATTATTAACAATTTAAATAGATGGGAAAAGGGAAAAAATTATGCAATTTCCCAATTTTCTGATATTAATACGGCAAAAGCAAAGTTAGTTTCTATTAAGGAAAAAAATTTATACAATCTTAATAGCGTAATAAGTAAATTTGAAAAAAATTTTATTTCAAATGGAGGAAAATTATTTATTGTTCCTAATACAAAAGATGTATTGGATATTATATTAAAAATAATAAAAGAAGAACAATCAAAAAAAGTTTTGCTATCAAAAAGCAGTACTCTTGAAGAAATAAATCTAAGAGAATCAATAAATAAAAAAGTTGAAGATATTACTTTTACAAATATTGCCGAACATATAGAAAAGATTGTAAGAACAAAATCGTCTCATATTGTTTTATCAACTGTAGAGTATAACTTAGAAGAAATTTTAGAAATAATAAAAGAAAAATATACTGTTGAAGATAATGTTCTCACTAATGAGGGAATTACACACTTTATTTCCGAAAAAATAAGAGAAAAAATTTTGGATGCTGATACGGTAATTAGTGGAGCAAATGCAGTTATTGCGGAGACGGGATCTTTAGTGGTTATTGAAAATGAAGGAAATATTTTAAGATCTATAAGTACAGCAAAGACACATATAATTGTGGCAGGAATTGATAAATTATACGGACAGGTTAGGGATCTGGATGTGGTTTTTCCTTTATTATCGTCTTTTTCCACTGGACAAAAAATGATGACATTCGGAACAATTATTACACCTACAAAAGAAAAAGATAAAAATTTATATGTAATTCTTGTTAATAATAATAGAACGGAATTATTGAAAAACAGCAAATTAAGAAGTGTATTAAGATGTGTAAAATGCGGTGCTTGTTCCAATGTTTGTCCTGTATGTAAAAAAGTTGGAGGTTATGCTTACGCAAATGCTTTCCCCGGGCCCTACGGAACTATTGCATCGCCTTTTATTGAATCAATGAAGAATTTTAAACATTTGCCTTATACTTCTACTTTATGTGGAAAATGTTCCACAGTTTGTCCTGTTAATATTGATATTAATAATATTATTATAAATACGCGAAATGAAATTGTAAAAAGGGAAATTCATTCTTTATCAGATGATAAGATAATTAAAACGTTGTATAATAAAACATTAAAAAGAGGGCGAATGAATGGTATGAATTATGCTTTTAAAAGATTGAAGTATAAAAGAATGATGAGAAAACCTTGGGGTAATCAGAGAGAATTACCGGAATTCGCGAAACAAAGTTTTTCAAAACAATTTACTGAAAAGAAAAAAAATGAATTATAG
- the mnmG gene encoding tRNA uridine-5-carboxymethylaminomethyl(34) synthesis enzyme MnmG has product MFEKYDIIVVGGGHAGCEAAAAAANLGSKTLLISMNLDLVAQMSCNPAIGGVAKGQIVREIDALGGYTGIVADHSMIQFRMLNRSKGPAMWSPRSQNDRMMFSAKWLQILESIENLDFISDNVTGLILENNRVTGVRTMIGKEIHSKAVILTNGTYLNGIIHIGEISFPGGRIGETASIGISEQLKNHGFFVDRLKTGTPVRIDGRTIDFSRLIEQKGDEDGGNFSFTDTPKIKNQKSCYIAYTSEKVHKILKEGFEKSPMFQGRIKGVGPRYCPSIEDKLNRFADKEKHQLFVEPEGWNSIEIYLNGFSSSLPEDIQYKAIKSIEGFENAKFIKPGYAIEYDYFPPTQLQRNLETKDIKSLFFAGQINGTTGYEEAAAQGLMAGINAHNLINDKEPFILSRSQAYIGVLIDDLITKGVDEPYRMFTSRAEHRILLRQDNADIRLTPISYSLGLADKARYIRVKEKIEKTEDLIKFLDSISILPKEINRFLESKETGVLSERSKLGKLILRPNIHISELKSFSTELANYINERNLDEEIIEQAEINIKYQGYISKEQSLAEKLSSIDKIPLKHDLDYFSMTNLSYEAREKLSRIKPSTVGQASRIPGVSPADVAALIVLLGL; this is encoded by the coding sequence ATGTTTGAAAAATATGACATAATTGTTGTTGGCGGTGGTCATGCCGGATGCGAGGCTGCGGCTGCAGCGGCCAATTTAGGTTCAAAAACTTTATTAATAAGCATGAACTTAGATTTAGTTGCACAAATGTCATGCAATCCTGCCATCGGTGGTGTAGCTAAGGGACAAATTGTTCGTGAAATTGATGCTTTGGGCGGATATACGGGAATTGTTGCCGATCATTCGATGATTCAGTTCAGGATGTTGAATAGATCAAAAGGCCCTGCGATGTGGAGCCCTCGCTCACAAAACGACAGAATGATGTTTTCGGCAAAGTGGTTGCAAATATTAGAAAGTATTGAAAATCTTGATTTTATTTCAGATAATGTAACCGGTTTGATTTTAGAAAACAATCGTGTTACCGGTGTTAGAACAATGATTGGAAAAGAAATTCATTCTAAGGCTGTTATTCTAACAAACGGAACATATTTGAATGGTATTATACATATAGGTGAAATTTCTTTTCCGGGCGGTCGTATAGGGGAAACTGCTTCTATAGGTATAAGCGAACAACTCAAAAATCACGGATTTTTTGTTGACAGACTAAAGACCGGAACGCCTGTCAGAATTGACGGCAGGACTATTGATTTCTCAAGATTAATTGAACAAAAAGGCGATGAAGACGGAGGAAATTTTAGTTTTACAGATACCCCGAAGATTAAAAATCAAAAGAGTTGTTATATTGCTTATACCTCTGAAAAAGTTCATAAAATTCTAAAAGAAGGGTTTGAAAAGTCGCCGATGTTTCAAGGAAGAATAAAAGGAGTGGGTCCTAGATATTGTCCTTCTATTGAAGATAAATTAAATCGTTTTGCCGATAAAGAAAAACATCAATTGTTTGTCGAACCCGAAGGATGGAATTCTATTGAAATATATTTAAACGGATTTTCTTCATCTTTACCGGAAGATATTCAATATAAAGCGATAAAATCTATTGAAGGTTTTGAAAATGCCAAATTTATAAAACCAGGATATGCTATTGAATACGATTACTTTCCCCCTACTCAATTACAAAGAAATTTAGAAACAAAAGACATCAAATCTTTGTTTTTTGCCGGCCAGATTAACGGCACAACGGGTTATGAAGAAGCCGCTGCCCAAGGATTGATGGCCGGAATTAATGCACATAATTTAATTAATGACAAAGAACCATTTATATTAAGTCGTTCACAAGCTTATATTGGTGTTTTAATTGATGATTTAATTACCAAGGGCGTTGATGAACCATATAGAATGTTTACTTCACGCGCAGAACATAGGATTTTATTACGCCAGGATAATGCTGATATTCGACTAACGCCAATATCTTATTCATTAGGATTAGCTGATAAAGCAAGGTATATACGTGTAAAGGAAAAAATAGAAAAAACCGAAGATTTAATTAAATTCTTAGATTCTATTTCAATACTTCCAAAAGAAATCAATCGTTTTCTTGAAAGTAAAGAAACAGGAGTTTTATCGGAAAGAAGTAAACTTGGAAAGTTAATTCTCCGACCTAACATTCATATTTCTGAACTAAAAAGTTTTTCAACAGAACTAGCAAATTATATTAATGAAAGGAATTTAGACGAAGAAATTATTGAGCAAGCCGAAATAAACATAAAATATCAAGGATATATAAGTAAAGAACAATCTTTGGCAGAAAAATTATCTTCAATAGATAAGATTCCTTTAAAACACGATCTGGATTATTTTTCTATGACAAATTTATCCTATGAAGCAAGAGAAAAATTATCAAGGATAAAACCTTCTACTGTTGGACAAGCATCGCGGATTCCCGGTGTTTCTCCTGCTGATGTTGCGGCTTTAATTGTATTATTAGGGTTATAG
- the rpiB gene encoding ribose 5-phosphate isomerase B yields the protein MKKNNIIGMASDHAGFAMKESVKKFLLKNGYAVNDFGTNSEESVDYPDYIHPLASEINKGEIEHGIILCGSGNGVSMTANKYPNVRAALCWSEIIAQFARKHNDANVLSLPARFISEDEAEKIVCTFLKTDFEGGRHKERIDKINKILL from the coding sequence ATGAAAAAAAATAATATTATAGGAATGGCAAGTGACCATGCTGGTTTTGCAATGAAAGAATCTGTAAAAAAATTTCTTCTTAAGAATGGTTATGCAGTAAATGATTTTGGAACAAATAGTGAAGAAAGTGTAGATTATCCTGATTATATTCATCCATTAGCTTCCGAAATAAATAAAGGCGAAATTGAACATGGAATTATTTTATGTGGTTCCGGAAATGGTGTTTCTATGACAGCTAATAAATATCCGAATGTTAGAGCTGCTCTTTGCTGGAGTGAAATTATTGCACAATTCGCAAGAAAACACAATGATGCTAATGTTTTGTCTCTTCCGGCGAGATTTATTTCCGAAGATGAAGCAGAAAAAATAGTTTGTACTTTCTTAAAAACAGATTTTGAAGGGGGAAGACATAAAGAAAGAATAGATAAAATTAATAAAATATTACTTTAA
- a CDS encoding nucleoside deaminase produces the protein MYYTDEYFMREALKEAQKAFEEGEVPIGAIAVFENKIIARSHNLTEKLKDCTAHAEILCVTTVNEIVGSKYLHNISIYVSLEPCVMCAGALFWSQINKLIYAAEDEKRGFSKFGNLLHPKTEIIKGILKKDSENLMKEFFLKVRQRNK, from the coding sequence ATGTATTATACAGATGAATATTTTATGCGAGAAGCTTTGAAAGAAGCACAAAAAGCATTTGAAGAAGGAGAAGTACCAATAGGAGCAATTGCGGTTTTTGAAAATAAAATAATTGCACGATCTCATAATTTGACTGAAAAATTAAAGGATTGTACTGCGCATGCAGAAATATTGTGTGTTACAACAGTAAATGAAATTGTTGGTTCAAAATATTTACATAATATTAGTATTTATGTAAGTTTAGAACCTTGTGTAATGTGTGCTGGTGCGTTGTTCTGGTCACAAATAAACAAGCTTATTTATGCTGCGGAAGATGAAAAAAGAGGATTTTCTAAATTTGGAAATTTATTACATCCAAAAACAGAAATAATTAAAGGAATACTAAAAAAAGACTCGGAAAATTTAATGAAAGAATTTTTTTTGAAGGTTAGACAACGTAATAAATAG
- the ybeY gene encoding rRNA maturation RNase YbeY, producing the protein MPAINFFTENINYIIRDKKKIRELLFMIIKKEKKNISEQVNIILTDDETLLKINIDFLGHDTYTDTITFSYNDSDNEVFGDIYISLDMVRENAKTFKTSIQKELVRIMVHGTLHLCGYEDKTENSISDKMFYLQEKYLKSYK; encoded by the coding sequence ATGCCAGCAATTAATTTTTTTACGGAAAATATCAATTATATAATTCGCGATAAGAAAAAAATTCGCGAATTATTATTTATGATAATAAAGAAAGAAAAGAAGAACATTTCCGAACAGGTAAATATTATTTTAACTGATGATGAAACTCTATTAAAAATCAATATTGATTTTTTGGGACATGATACATACACAGACACTATTACTTTTTCTTATAATGATAGTGATAACGAGGTTTTCGGGGATATTTATATTAGCCTCGACATGGTTCGTGAAAATGCGAAAACCTTCAAAACTTCTATTCAAAAGGAGTTAGTACGAATTATGGTTCATGGTACATTACATTTATGCGGATATGAAGATAAAACAGAAAATAGTATTTCGGATAAAATGTTTTATCTACAAGAAAAATATTTAAAATCATATAAATAA
- a CDS encoding methylmalonyl-CoA mutase family protein codes for MNDKLFTQFPPISTQEWEDLILKDLKGADYEKKLVWKTNENISVQPYYREEDLESAFQLSKNGTFPYRKMNDSNWKVRQDFFVNDDLSNINEQIHTAINNGVTSIGLNITDLESLDKEYLYKLLRGVCPEMTEINFICNDNVLKLLGLIKDFFTDEKLIAERIYINIEFDPFEKFITEGKSSLEGIETLRLLILNSGFAPNMRVGVINAGLFANCGASIVEEIAFGISEFADLLDYLTEAGLTIDEIAKRLKFKTSIGSNYFMEIAKIRAIRFIWTKIVEAYEPTNIDNCNIYLHAETSSWNKTLYDPYVNMLRTTTESMSSILGGIDSLNILPFNFITMQNDDFAFRIARNQQLLLKEESNFDKVADPAAGSYYIENLTSQIINRTWEQFLMIIEKHGFINCFKNNFIQDIISESSTKRDNAIATRKENFVGVNQFPNITETIDFELKDNEETPEIPSCCAGEESDSFKTLQTYRGPEAFERLRLKTELFTKETGHRPTVFLFTYGNLAMRIARAGFASNFFGCAGYEIINNNGFTSVEVGVAAAKASNADIVVICSADEEYEVIAPEIYNGLKDDAIIVIAGNPKDSMDKLTSIGIKHFIHVKTNLLESLEYFQDIILNY; via the coding sequence ATGAATGATAAATTGTTCACTCAATTCCCCCCTATTTCTACTCAAGAATGGGAAGATTTGATATTAAAAGATTTAAAGGGTGCCGATTATGAGAAAAAGTTGGTTTGGAAAACTAACGAAAACATCTCTGTCCAACCTTATTATAGAGAAGAAGATTTAGAAAGTGCTTTTCAACTTTCAAAAAACGGCACTTTCCCCTATCGTAAAATGAATGATTCCAATTGGAAAGTACGACAAGATTTTTTTGTTAATGATGATCTGTCGAATATTAACGAACAAATTCATACCGCAATTAACAATGGCGTAACTTCAATCGGCTTAAATATTACAGACTTAGAAAGTCTTGATAAAGAGTATCTCTATAAACTTTTAAGGGGAGTTTGTCCGGAAATGACAGAAATAAATTTCATCTGTAATGATAATGTATTAAAACTTCTCGGTTTAATTAAAGATTTTTTTACGGATGAAAAATTAATTGCTGAAAGAATTTATATAAATATTGAATTTGATCCTTTTGAAAAATTCATCACCGAAGGAAAAAGTTCTCTCGAAGGTATTGAAACCCTCCGTTTGCTAATTTTAAATAGCGGTTTCGCACCTAATATGCGTGTCGGAGTTATTAATGCCGGACTTTTTGCAAATTGCGGTGCAAGTATTGTCGAAGAAATTGCTTTTGGAATTAGTGAATTTGCCGATCTACTTGATTATCTCACCGAAGCCGGATTAACAATTGATGAAATCGCTAAGAGATTAAAATTCAAGACTAGTATTGGATCAAATTATTTTATGGAAATAGCAAAAATAAGGGCTATTCGTTTCATTTGGACAAAAATTGTTGAAGCTTACGAACCGACAAATATTGATAATTGTAATATTTATCTTCATGCCGAAACTTCTTCTTGGAACAAAACTTTGTATGATCCGTATGTGAATATGTTGAGAACAACAACAGAATCAATGTCTTCAATTTTAGGAGGAATTGATTCTCTAAATATTCTTCCTTTCAATTTTATTACAATGCAAAATGATGATTTTGCGTTTAGAATTGCCCGTAATCAACAACTTCTTCTTAAAGAGGAATCTAATTTTGATAAAGTTGCTGACCCGGCTGCCGGTTCTTATTATATCGAAAATTTAACTTCTCAAATAATTAACCGTACTTGGGAACAGTTTTTAATGATTATTGAAAAACACGGATTTATTAATTGTTTCAAAAATAATTTTATTCAAGATATTATTTCCGAATCTTCTACCAAAAGGGATAATGCTATTGCAACCAGAAAAGAAAATTTTGTAGGAGTAAATCAATTTCCTAATATTACTGAAACTATTGATTTCGAATTAAAAGACAACGAAGAAACTCCGGAAATACCATCATGTTGTGCAGGTGAAGAATCTGACAGTTTTAAAACTTTACAAACATATAGGGGGCCGGAAGCTTTTGAAAGACTTCGTTTAAAAACAGAACTTTTTACAAAAGAAACCGGACACAGGCCTACTGTTTTCTTGTTTACTTATGGAAACCTTGCTATGAGAATAGCTCGTGCCGGATTTGCTTCCAATTTCTTTGGTTGTGCCGGTTATGAAATTATAAATAATAACGGATTTACTTCTGTGGAAGTAGGAGTTGCCGCTGCTAAGGCTTCTAATGCAGATATTGTAGTTATTTGTAGTGCCGATGAAGAATATGAAGTAATTGCTCCTGAAATTTATAACGGACTAAAAGATGATGCAATAATAGTTATTGCCGGCAATCCGAAGGACTCAATGGATAAATTAACTTCTATAGGAATTAAACATTTTATTCATGTTAAAACCAATCTTTTGGAAAGTCTTGAGTATTTTCAGGATATAATTCTTAATTACTAA